A DNA window from Stutzerimonas stutzeri contains the following coding sequences:
- the glcD gene encoding glycolate oxidase subunit GlcD, with product MNILYDERVDGALPKVDKAALLAELQAQLPDLDILHRSEDLKPYECDGLSAYRTTPLLVVLPERVEQVETLLKLCNQRGVPVVARGAGTGLSGGALPLEQGILLVMARFNKILEVDPAGRFARVQPGVRNLAISQAAAPYELYYAPDPSSQIACSIGGNVAENAGGVHCLKYGLTVHNLLKVDILTVEGERMTLGSDALDSPGFDLMALFTGSEGMLGIVTEVTVKLLPKPQVAKVLLAAFDSVEKAGRAVGDIIAAGIIPGGLEMMDNLSIRAAEDFIHAGYPVDAEAILLCELDGVEADVHDDCARVSEVLKLAGATEVRLAKDEAERVRFWAGRKNAFPAVGRISPDYYCMDGTIPRRELPGVLKGIADLSEQFGLRVANVFHAGDGNMHPLILFDANQPGELERAEDLGGKILELCVKVGGSITGEHGVGREKINQMCSQFNADELTLFHAVKAAFDPSGLLNPGKNIPTLHRCAEFGRMHIHNGQLPFPELERF from the coding sequence ATGAACATTCTCTACGACGAACGCGTCGATGGTGCGTTGCCCAAGGTCGACAAGGCTGCCCTGCTGGCCGAGCTGCAGGCGCAGCTGCCCGACCTGGACATCCTCCACCGCAGCGAAGACCTCAAGCCCTACGAGTGCGACGGGCTCTCCGCCTATCGCACCACGCCGCTGCTGGTCGTGCTGCCCGAACGCGTCGAGCAGGTCGAGACGCTGCTCAAGCTCTGCAATCAGCGTGGCGTGCCGGTAGTTGCCCGCGGCGCCGGTACCGGCCTGTCCGGCGGCGCGCTGCCGCTGGAGCAGGGCATCCTGCTGGTGATGGCGCGTTTCAACAAGATTCTCGAAGTCGACCCGGCTGGGCGCTTTGCCCGTGTGCAGCCCGGCGTGCGCAATCTGGCGATTTCCCAGGCCGCGGCGCCCTATGAGCTGTATTACGCGCCAGACCCTTCGTCGCAGATCGCCTGCTCCATCGGCGGCAACGTCGCCGAGAACGCCGGCGGCGTGCACTGCCTGAAGTACGGCCTGACCGTGCACAACCTGCTCAAGGTGGACATCCTCACCGTCGAGGGCGAGCGCATGACCCTCGGCTCCGATGCACTGGATTCGCCGGGCTTCGACCTGATGGCGCTGTTCACCGGCTCCGAAGGCATGCTCGGCATCGTCACCGAGGTGACGGTCAAGCTGCTGCCCAAGCCGCAAGTCGCCAAGGTGCTGCTCGCCGCCTTCGACTCGGTGGAGAAAGCCGGTCGTGCGGTGGGCGACATCATCGCTGCCGGCATCATTCCCGGTGGCCTGGAAATGATGGACAACCTGTCCATCCGCGCTGCCGAAGACTTCATTCATGCCGGCTACCCTGTGGATGCCGAGGCGATCCTGCTCTGCGAGCTGGATGGTGTGGAAGCCGATGTCCATGACGACTGCGCTCGGGTCAGCGAAGTGCTGAAGCTGGCTGGCGCCACCGAAGTGCGCCTGGCCAAGGACGAAGCCGAGCGCGTGCGTTTCTGGGCCGGGCGCAAGAACGCCTTCCCGGCGGTCGGGCGCATCTCGCCGGACTACTACTGCATGGATGGCACCATCCCGCGCCGCGAGCTGCCGGGCGTGCTGAAAGGCATTGCCGACCTCTCCGAGCAGTTCGGCCTGCGCGTGGCCAACGTGTTCCATGCCGGCGACGGCAACATGCACCCGCTGATCCTCTTCGATGCCAACCAGCCCGGTGAGCTGGAACGCGCCGAAGACCTGGGCGGCAAGATCCTTGAGCTCTGCGTGAAGGTGGGCGGCAGCATCACCGGCGAACACGGCGTCGGCCGCGAGAAGATCAACCAGATGTGCTCGCAGTTCAATGCCGACGAGCTGACGCTGTTCCACGCGGTGAAAGCGGCATTCGACCCGAGCGGTCTGCTCAACCCGGGCAAGAACATCCCGACCCTGCATCGCTGCGCCGAATTCGGCCGCATGCACATCCACAACGGCCAGCTGCCTTTTCCCGAACT
- the glcC gene encoding transcriptional regulator GlcC yields the protein MQNENHNDRRQVADVVAERIERLIVDGVLKVGQALPSERRLCEKLGISRSALREGLRVLRGRGIIETSQGRGSFVAELSGNHDASPLMHLFNSQPRTLYDLLEVRALLESESARLAALRGTDADFILLRRRYEEMLAAHTSEQGADPREHARLDHAFHLAICEASHNPVLVHTLQSLTDLMLSTVFASVNNLYHRPAQKRQIDRQHSRLYHAVIERLPEQAQRAARDHIHGIRDNLKEIEQEEQRLVRATMRLEGWT from the coding sequence ATGCAGAACGAAAACCACAATGATCGCCGTCAAGTCGCCGACGTCGTCGCCGAGCGCATCGAGCGCCTGATCGTCGATGGGGTATTGAAGGTCGGCCAAGCCCTGCCCTCGGAGCGGCGCCTGTGCGAGAAGCTGGGCATTTCGCGCTCGGCCTTGCGCGAAGGTCTGCGGGTGCTGCGCGGGCGCGGCATCATCGAGACGTCCCAGGGTCGCGGCTCGTTCGTTGCCGAACTGTCCGGCAACCATGACGCCAGCCCACTGATGCACCTGTTCAACTCGCAGCCGCGCACGCTCTATGACCTGCTGGAGGTACGTGCACTGCTGGAAAGCGAATCGGCCCGGCTGGCGGCCTTGCGCGGCACCGACGCGGATTTCATCCTGCTGCGCCGGCGCTACGAGGAGATGCTCGCGGCCCACACCAGCGAGCAGGGCGCCGATCCGCGCGAGCATGCCCGCCTCGATCACGCCTTCCATCTGGCGATCTGCGAGGCCTCGCACAACCCGGTACTGGTGCACACGTTGCAGTCGCTGACCGACCTGATGCTGAGTACCGTGTTCGCCTCGGTGAACAACCTCTACCACCGCCCGGCACAGAAGCGGCAGATCGACCGCCAGCATTCGCGGCTCTATCACGCGGTGATCGAACGCCTGCCCGAGCAGGCCCAGCGTGCGGCGCGCGACCACATCCACGGCATTCGCGACAACCTCAAGGAAATCGAGCAGGAAGAGCAGCGCCTGGTGCGCGCCACCATGCGCCTGGAAGGCTGGACCTGA
- a CDS encoding chorismate--pyruvate lyase family protein, producing the protein MPERAVSELLDWLSADRLPCPLDPALHDWLYVDKGSLTRRLTELAAGAFSVIPLHQAWLPLRADECAALDVPEQSEGWVREVYLCGHGRPWVFARSVAARAQLEESGLDLQSLGDRSLGELLFSNPAFTRGTLEACQYPSHWLPDACRVDGLWARRSCFRQNRLGVLVAEVFLPELWQAAAVTS; encoded by the coding sequence ATGCCCGAACGCGCCGTGTCCGAACTTCTTGACTGGCTGAGTGCCGACCGCCTGCCTTGCCCCCTCGATCCCGCTCTGCATGACTGGCTCTACGTCGACAAGGGCTCGCTAACGCGCCGCCTGACCGAACTCGCCGCTGGCGCCTTCAGCGTCATTCCGTTGCACCAAGCCTGGCTGCCGTTGCGCGCCGATGAATGCGCGGCCCTCGACGTGCCCGAACAGAGCGAAGGCTGGGTGCGCGAGGTCTATCTGTGCGGTCATGGCCGGCCGTGGGTGTTCGCCCGCAGCGTTGCTGCACGAGCACAGCTGGAGGAATCCGGCCTCGACCTGCAAAGCCTGGGCGATCGTTCTTTGGGCGAGTTGCTGTTCAGCAATCCGGCCTTTACCCGCGGCACGCTTGAGGCCTGCCAGTACCCGTCGCACTGGCTGCCGGATGCGTGCCGTGTCGACGGGCTCTGGGCGCGGCGCTCGTGCTTCCGCCAGAATCGCCTAGGCGTGCTGGTTGCCGAGGTGTTCCTTCCCGAGCTGTGGCAGGCCGCCGCCGTCACATCCTGA
- the ubiA gene encoding 4-hydroxybenzoate octaprenyltransferase: protein MYLKLLQSCNRLHPRAWDFIQLMRLDKPIGTYLLLWPTLWALWIAAEGVPSAKNLFIFITGVILMRAAGCVVNDFADRNFDGHVQRTQARPMAAGRVSSREAWTLFAVLVGLSFGLVLLTNATTVYLSFGALALAACYPFMKRYTFYPQVVLGAAFSWGMPMAFTAETGSLPPEAWLLFIANLLWTVAYDTYYAMADREDDLKIGIKSTAILFGEADRVIIVTLQGLALFCLLLAGARFELGQWFHLGLVVAAGCFAWEFWKTASRKPQACFKAFLHNHWAGLAILVGIIVDYATRA from the coding sequence ATGTATCTGAAACTGCTGCAATCGTGCAATCGCTTGCACCCGCGCGCCTGGGACTTCATCCAGCTGATGCGCCTGGACAAGCCCATCGGCACCTACCTGCTGCTTTGGCCGACCCTGTGGGCGCTGTGGATTGCCGCCGAGGGCGTGCCCAGCGCGAAGAACCTGTTCATCTTCATCACCGGTGTGATTCTGATGCGCGCCGCCGGCTGTGTGGTCAACGACTTCGCCGACCGCAACTTCGACGGACACGTGCAGCGCACCCAGGCACGCCCGATGGCTGCTGGCCGGGTCAGCTCGCGCGAGGCCTGGACGCTGTTCGCCGTGCTGGTGGGCCTGAGCTTCGGCCTGGTGCTGCTGACCAACGCGACGACGGTCTACCTGTCGTTCGGCGCTCTGGCCCTGGCCGCCTGCTACCCGTTCATGAAGCGCTACACCTTCTACCCGCAGGTGGTGCTCGGCGCGGCGTTCTCCTGGGGCATGCCGATGGCCTTCACCGCCGAAACCGGCAGCCTGCCACCGGAAGCCTGGCTGCTGTTCATCGCCAACCTGCTGTGGACGGTGGCCTACGACACCTATTACGCCATGGCGGATCGCGAGGACGACCTGAAGATCGGCATCAAATCCACCGCGATTCTGTTCGGCGAAGCGGACCGCGTCATCATTGTCACCCTGCAAGGCCTAGCGCTTTTCTGCCTGCTGCTCGCCGGTGCGCGCTTCGAGCTCGGCCAGTGGTTCCACCTGGGATTGGTCGTCGCTGCCGGCTGCTTCGCCTGGGAATTCTGGAAGACCGCTTCGCGCAAGCCGCAGGCCTGCTTCAAGGCGTTTTTGCACAATCACTGGGCGGGACTGGCGATCCTCGTTGGCATCATTGTGGATTACGCAACCCGGGCTTAA